From one Triticum urartu cultivar G1812 chromosome 3, Tu2.1, whole genome shotgun sequence genomic stretch:
- the LOC125543488 gene encoding leucine--tRNA ligase, cytoplasmic-like, translating into MSSNTEGPKSHARRDLLLKIQSDAQTCWEESKVFQAEPGNGPPGPGEKFFGNFPYPYMNGLLHLGHAFSLSKLEFGAAYHRLRGSNVLLPFAFHCTGMPIKASADKLAREIQQYGNPPVFPAAEDDSSAEVADDSQADQAALAPGQFKSKKSKAAAKTGMQKFQWEIMKGFELTDEKIAKFQDPSHWLTHFPPLAKEDLKEFGLGCDWRRSFITTDMNPFYDAFVRWQMRKLKKMGKVVKDMRYTIYSPLDGQPCADHDRASGEGVQPQEYVLIKMMVIPPFPPKLKVLEGKNVYLAAATLRPETMYGQTNCWVLPDGNYGAFEINETDVFIVTARSALNLAYQHLSRVPEKPTCLAELTGNDLIGLPLKSPLSFNEIIYALPMLTILTDKGTGIVTSVPSDSPDDYMALQDLITKPALRQKYGVQDEWVLPFNIIPIINIPEFGDKSAEKVCLDLKIKSQNDKEKLAEAKRMTYLKGFTDGVMIAGEFDGRKVQEAKPLIKNKLLGEGSAVLYSEPEKKVMSRSGDECVVALTDQWYITYGETEWKQKAVKCLENMNTFSAETRNGFEHTLGWLNQWACSRSFGLGTRIPWDEQFLVESLSDSTLYMAYYTIAHHLQNGNMYGEEISSIKPEEMTDEVWEYVFCDGPAPNSSISPALLSKMKQEFKYWYPFDIRVSGKDLIQNHLTFSIYNHTALLPGHHWPRGFRCNGHLMLNSEKMSKSTGNFLTLKEAILRYSSDATRFALADAGDGMDDANFVTETANAAILRLTKEIAWMEEVIAAESSLRGGPPSTYADHVFANEINIAVKETEKSYNAFMFRDALKSGFYDLQLARDEYRLSCGAAGMNRELLGRFMEIQTKLITPICPHYAEHVWQKILKKEGFAIKAGWPVAGTPDPTLRSANKYLQDSIVLMRKLLQKQESGSKKPKKGAAPTPSAENKLTVGLIYVNEHYDGWKEQCLRVLQSNFDSQARSFAPDEEISEALRNCFIDRETSFKQVQKLCMPFIRFKKDEARNVGPQALNLKLPFGEINVLEENLELIRRQLGLEHVEVLSAFDGAARAKAGKHASLLDKNPPSPGEPVAIFMSKQEFEAQN; encoded by the coding sequence ATGTCGTCAAATACTGAAGGACCCAAGAGTCATGCACGTAGAGACCTTTTGCTCAAGATCCAATCAGATGCTCAAACTTGCTGGGAGGAGAGCAAGGTTTTTCAGGCTGAACCTGGCAATGGACCTCCTGGCCCTGGTGAAAAATTCTTTGGCAATTTTCCGTACCCTTACATGAATGGATTGCTACATCTGGGTCACGCCTTCTCACTGTCCAAGCTTGAGTTCGGTGCTGCATACCACAGACTCCGTGGCTCGAATGTCCTTTTGCCGTTTGCTTTTCATTGTACTGGGATGCCCATCAAGGCCTCAGCTGATAAACTTGCTAGGGAGATTCAACAGTATGGAAATCCTCCAGTGTTCCCTGCAGCAGAGGATGATTCAAGTGCTGAAGTGGCAGATGATAGCCAGGCTGACCAGGCTGCTCTTGCCCCAGGGCAATTTAAGAGTAAGAAATCTAAGGCTGCTGCAAAGACCGGCATGCAGAAGTTCCAGTGGGAGATCATGAAGGGCTTTGAACTGACAGATGAAAAAATCGCCAAATTTCAGGATCCGTCTCACTGGTTGACCCACTTCCCTCCGCTGGCAAAGGAGGATCTTAAGGAGTTTGGCCTGGGTTGTGATTGGAGGCGCTCATTCATAACCACTGATATGAATCCTTTCTATGATGCTTTTGTTCGCTGGCAGATGAGGAAGCTGAAGAAAATGGGCAAAGTTGTCAAGGATATGAGGTACACGATCTACTCACCACTGGATGGCCAACCTTGTGCTGATCATGATAGGGCATCAGGTGAAGGTGTGCAGCCACAAGAATATGTGTTGATTAAAATGATGGTGATCCCACCTTTTCCCCCCAAGTTGAAGGTCTTGGAAGGAAAGAATGTTTATCTGGCAGCTGCTACATTAAGACCTGAGACAATGTATGGGCAAACAAACTGTTGGGTATTGCCTGATGGGAATTATGGGGCTTTTGAGATCAATGAAACTGATGTCTTCATTGTGACAGCAAGGTCAGCCCTTAATCTTGCATATCAGCATCTATCCAGGGTCCCAGAAAAGCCCACCTGCTTAGCTGAGCTTACTGGCAATGATTTGATTGGGTTGCCATTAAAGTCTCCTCTTTCATTCAATGAAATCATATATGCACTTCCCATGCTCACTATCTTGACAGATAAAGGTACTGGCATCGTGACTAGTGTGCCAAGTGATTCCCCAGATGATTACATGGCACTGCAAGATTTAATCACAAAGCCTGCTTTGAGACAGAAGTATGGGGTCCAAGATGAGTGGGTTCTTCCATTTAATATCATACCAATAATCAACATACCTGAGTTTGGGGATAAATCAGCTGAGAAGGTGTGCCTTGATCTTAAGATTAAGAGCCAGAAtgacaaggagaagcttgctGAAGCAAAAAGGATGACATACCTTAAAGGATTTACTGATGGAGTGATGATTGCAGGGGAGTTTGATGGTAGAAAGGTTCAAGAAGCGAAGCCACTGATAAAGAACAAGCTTCTTGGAGAAGGCTCTGCTGTGTTGTATAGTGAGCCTGAGAAGAAAGTCATGTCAAGATCCGGCGATGAGTGTGTCGTTGCTCTTACAGATCAGTGGTACATAACTTACGGTGAAACTGAATGGAAGCAGAAGGCAGTCAAATGTTTGGAAAATATGAATACATTCTCAGCTGAAACCCGTAACGGATTCGAACACACGTTGGGCTGGCTGAACCAGTGGGCATGTTCTCGCTCTTTTGGCCTAGGTACTCGCATTCCATGGGACGAGCAGTTCCTGGTAGAATCTCTTTCAGATTCAACCCTGTACATGGCTTATTACACCATTGCACATCATTTACAAAATGGTAACATGTATGGAGAAGAAATATCTTCTATCAAGCCTGAAGAAATGACAGATGAAGTATGGGAATATGTGTTCTGTGATGGTCCAGCACCCAATAGCAGCATCTCTCCTGCCCTCTTGAGCAAAATGAAGCAAGAGTTCAAGTATTGGTACCCCTTTGATATTCGGGTATCTGGGAAGGACCTTATCCAGAACCACCTGACATTCAGCATCTACAATCATACAGCACTTCTTCCAGGGCATCATTGGCCTCGTGGTTTTCGTTGCAATGGGCATCTTATGCTTAACTCTGAGAAGATGTCCAAGTCCACAGGGAACTTCCTGACTCTCAAGGAGGCTATTCTAAGATATTCCTCGGATGCCACTAGGTTTGCCCTTGCTGATGCTGGCGATGGTATGGACGATGCAAACTTTGTTACTGAAACTGCAAATGCTGCTATTTTGAGGCTTACAAAGGAAATCGCATGGATGGAAGAAGTTATAGCTGCTGAATCTTCTTTGAGAGGCGGTCCTCCCTCTACTTATGCTGACCATGTGTTTGCTAATGAGATCAACATTGCTGTAAAAGAAACTGAGAAGAGCTACAATGCCTTCATGTTCAGAGATGCCCTGAAGTCTGGTTTCTATGACCTACAACTGGCTAGAGATGAGTACAGACTCTCTTGTGGAGCGGCGGGCATGAACCGTGAGTTGTTGGGGCGGTTTATGGAAATCCAGACCAAGCTTATCACCCCGATCTGTCCCCACTATGCTGAGCATGTGTGGCAAAAGATTCTGAAGAAGGAAGGTTTTGCAATAAAAGCTGGCTGGCCAGTTGCAGGCACCCCGGATCCTACTCTAAGAAGTGCAAACAAATACTTGCAGGACTCCATTGTTTTAATGAGGAAGTTGCTTCAGAAGCAGGAGTCTGGTTCCAAGAAACCCAAGAAGGGAGCTGCACCTACTCCATCAGCAGAAAACAAGCTCACAGTTGGTCTGATATATGTCAATGAGCACTATGATGGATGGAAAGAGCAATGTTTGAGGGTGCTTCAATCAAATTTTGATAGCCAAGCACGCTCCTTTGCCCCTGACGAGGAGATTAGCGAAGCATTGAGGAACTGCTTCATCGACCGCGAAACAAGTTTCAAACAAGTACAGAAGCTCTGCATGCCTTTCATCAGGTTCAAGAAAGATGAAGCAAGGAATGTTGGTCCCCAGGCTCTAAATTTGAAGCTTCCTTTTGGTGAAATAAATGTGCTTGAGGAGAACCTGGAGCTGATCAGAAGGCAGTTGGGTCTTGAGCATGTTGAGGTCCTGTCGGCATTTGATGGAGCTGCTCGTGCCAAAGCTGGAAAGCATGCTTCTCTGCTGGACAAGAATCCGCCTTCCCCTGGTGAGCCGGTTGCAATATTCATGAGCAAGCAGGAGTTTGAAGCGCAGAATTAA